The following proteins are encoded in a genomic region of Sesamum indicum cultivar Zhongzhi No. 13 linkage group LG8, S_indicum_v1.0, whole genome shotgun sequence:
- the LOC105169926 gene encoding auxin-responsive protein SAUR68-like, translating to MIRAKKLSKMAKKWQKFTAIRRHRISFPGNGNHDGSDSCSSSSVVDKGHFVVYTSDQKRFVVPLAYLNNMVFRQLLKMSEEEYGLPSDGPIVLPCDSLFMDYFICSVQQDRAGDLHNVFLKSVNSCHCTLSCSYEVQMNQQLLVR from the coding sequence ATGATCCGTGCCAAGAAACTCAGCAAGATGGCCAAGAAATGGCAGAAATTTACTGCCATCCGTCGTCATAGAATTTCGTTTCCAGGAAACGGCAATCATGATGGATCAGATAGTTGCAGTAGCTCATCTGTAGTTGACAAGGGGCATTTTGTAGTCTACACATCTGACCAGAAGCGCTTTGTGGTTCCATTAGCTTATCTTAACAATATGGTATTTAGGCAGCTCTTGAAGATGTCTGAAGAGGAATATGGTCTACCAAGTGATGGGCCTATCGTATTACCATGTGATTCACTCTTCATGGACTATTTCATTTGCTCCGTCCAACAAGATAGAGCTGGAGATTTGCACAATGTTTTTCTTAAGTCAGTCAATAGTTGCCACTGCACATTGTCATGTTCATATGAAGTGCAGATGAACCAACAGTTGCTTGTTCGTTGA
- the LOC105169835 gene encoding alanine--tRNA ligase, chloroplastic/mitochondrial isoform X1, giving the protein MGSFKLPVSLNSRHGGKFVLPFPISRSFSPFITGCDNSCDPNTGTRDHRGFIIQTLALVGPRRLSYRGSHAKRSQHFTARASAQPLTEELVEDKNSDLSTSGDSIRRRFLEFYAARGHKVLPSASLVPEDPTVLLTIAGMLQFKPIFLGKVPREVPRAATSQRCIRTNDVENVGRTSRHQTFFEMLGNFSFGDYFKQDAIKWAWELATVEFGLPADRLWISVYDDDDETFSIWHNELGVPAHRIKRLGEEDNFWTSGVTGPCGPCSEIYYDFHPEKGYSDVDLGDDARFIEFYNLVFMQYNRNEDGSLEPLKQKNIDTGLGLERMARILQQVPNNYETDLIFPIIEKASNLAKVSYQLADESTKTNLKIIGDHMRAIVYLISDGVFPSNIGRGYVVRRLIRRAVRTGRLLGIKGDGIGNSEGAFLPILAEDVIKLSTNIDPDVKTRGSRILDELKREELRFVLTLERGEKLLEQMLIDALSNAQENGTVPCLSGKDAFLLYDTYGFPVEITKEVADERGVGIDMDSFDIEMENQRRQSQAAHNTVKLSVENGAELTENIPDTEFLGYSTLSTKAVVEGLLVNGKPVRQVSEGNEVEVLLDRTPFYAESGGQIGDHGFLYVTESGNHKEAVVEVKDVQKSLGNIFVHKGTVKEGVIDVGREVEAAVDANLRQRAKVHHTATHLLQAALKKVIGQETSQAGSLVAFDRLRFDFNFNRSLRENELVEIERLINQWIGDATLLETKVMPLTDAKKAGAIAMFGEKYGEQVRVVEVPGVSMELCGGTHVSNTSEIRGFKIISEQGIASGIRRIEAVAGEAFIEYVITRDNHLKQLCSSLKVNAEDVTTRVNNLLKDLREARSEVSAARAKAAIYKASTIISKAFTVGSSSKIRVVVESMDDIDGDALKSAAEYLVDTLQDPAAVVLGSCPDDKRVCLIAAFTPGVVNLGIQAGKFIGPIAKLCGGKGGGRPNLAQAGGSEPEKLVVALEKARDELMSLVSEKAG; this is encoded by the exons ATGGGAAGCTTCAAGCTGCCCGTCTCTCTGAATAGCAGACATGGCGGCAAATTCGTGCTCCCATTTCCCATTTCAAGAAGCTTCTCGCCCTTTATCACTG GATGTGATAATTCTTGTGATCCAAACACAGGTACTAGAGACCATAGAGGCTTTATCATTCAGACTCTAGCTTTAGTGGGTCCTCGTAGGTTGAGCTATAGGGGTTCCCATGCAAAAAGATCTCAACATTTTACTGCAAGAG CTTCAGCACAACCTTTGACTGAGGAGCTTGTTGAAGATAAAAACTCGGATCTTTCCACAAGTGGTGATTCTATCCGCAGaagatttcttgaattttatgcCGCAAGAGGTCACAAAGTTCTTCCAAGTGCTTCTCTTGTCCCAGAGGATCCAACAGTTCTGTTAACTATTGCTGGAATGCTTCAATTCAAGCCTATATTCCTTGGGAAG GTGCCTAGGGAAGTGCCCCGTGCAGCAACTTCTCAGAGATGCATACGCACAAATGATGTGGAGAATGTAGGTCGAACATCCCGGCACCAGACATTCTTTGAGATGCttggaaattttagttttggaGATTACTTCAAACAAGATGCTATAAAATGGGCCTGGGAGCTTGCAACAGTAGA GTTTGGACTACCAGCTGACAGATTATGGATTAGTGTGtatgacgatgatgatgaaacTTTTTCAATATGGCATAATGAG CTAGGTGTTCCTGCACATCGCATAAAGAGACTTGGTGAGGAGGATAACTTTTGGACTAGTGGAGTCACTGGTCCCTGTGGCCCTTGCTCTGagatttattatgatttcCATCCTGAGAAGGGATATTCAGATGTC GATCTTGGAGATGATGCTAGATTTATAGAGTTCTACAACCTCGTTTTTATGCAATACAATAGAAATGAGGATGGATCACTTGAGCCCTTAAAACAGAAGAATATTGATACTGGCCTAGGCTTGGAGCGCATGGCTCGCATTCTTCAACAG GTTCCAAACAATTATGAAACTGACTTGATTTTCCCTATCATAGAGAAGGCCTCAAATTTGGCAAAAGTTTCATATCAACTAGCAGATGAGTCTACAAAAACAAACCTCAAA ATAATTGGAGATCACATGCGTGCAATAGTTTATCTTATATCAGATGGAGTTTTTCCATCAAATATTGGGAGGGGCTATGTGGTTCGACGTCTCATTAGAAGGGCTGTTCGAACTGGCCGGCTACTTGGTATAAAGGGGGATGGCATAGGAAACTCTGAAGGAGCATTTTTACCAATACTCGCAGAAGACGTTATTAAATTAAGCACCAACATAGATCCGGATGTAAAAACAAGAGGCTCCCGTATCCTTGATGAATTAAAAAGGGAGGAACTTCGCTTTGTGTTGACACTTGAGAGAGGAGAAAAGCTTCTGGAGCAAATGTTAATTGATGCATTGTCCAATGCTCAGGAGAATGGAACTGTACCTTGTTTATCTGGCAAGGACGCTTTTCTTCTGTATGATACGTATGGATTTCCCGTAGAGATAACAAAGGAGGTTGCTGATGAACGTGGGGTTGGTATAGACATGGATAGTTTTGATATAGAGATGGAGAACCAAAGACGTCAGTCTCAGGCTGCTCATAATACAGTCAAACTCTCAGTTGAAAATGGAGCTGAGCTAACAGAAAATATTCCAGATACTGAATTTCTTGGTTACAGCACCCTTTCAACTAAAGCAGTGGTTGAGGGTCTCTTAGTAAATGGTAAGCCTGTAAGACAGGTTTCTGAAGGAAATGAAGTTGAAGTGTTACTAGACAGGACGCCATTTTATGCAGAATCAGGGGGTCAAATTGGGGACCATGGCTTTCTATATGTTACTGAGTCTGGAAATCATAAGGAAGCAGTTGTAGAGGTCAAAGATGTCCAAAAATCCCTGGGTAACATTTTTGTTCACAAAGGAACAGTCAAAGAAGGTGTTATAGACGTTGGCAGAGAAGTGGAAGCTGCTGTAGATGCAAACCTGAGGCAACGGGCAAAG GTCCATCATACTGCTACACATCTGCTCCAAGCAGCACTTAAGAAAGTAATAGGCCAGGAAACATCTCAGGCTGGTTCTTTGGTGGCTTTTGATCGCCTCAGGTTtgacttcaattttaatagatCTCTTCGTGAAAATGAGCTTGTGGAAATTGAACGCCTGATTAATCAATGGATTGGAGATGCAACACTCCTTGAGACGAAAGTGATGCCCCTGACTGATGCAAAGAAAGCTGGAGCTATTGCAATGTTTGGTGAAAAATATGGCGAGCAG GTACGTGTTGTGGAGGTTCCCGGTGTATCCATGGAACTCTGTGGTGGTACCCATGTAAGCAATACTTCTGAGATACGTGGCTTCAAAATAATTTCTGAACAAGGAATTGCATCTGGGATAAGACGCATTGAAGCTGTTGCTGGTGAAGCTTTTATCGAGTATGTCATCACCAGAGATAACCACTTGAAGCAGCTGTGCTCCTCTCTCAAG GTGAATGCTGAAGATGTTACAACTAGAGTAAATAATCTTTTGAAAGATCTACGAGAAGCAAGGAGTGAAGTTTCAGCTGCACGTGCGAAAGCAGCAATTTACAAAGCATCAACCATTATCAGCAAGGCATTTACTGTGGGATCTTCGTCAAAGATAAG GGTGGTAGTTGAGAGCATGGATGATATAGATGGCGATGCATTAAAGAGTGCTGCTGAGTATCTAGTAGATACTTTACAGGATCCAGCAGCTGTGGTTTTGGGTTCATGCCCGGATGATAAAAGAGTATGTTTAATTGCTGCATTTACTCCGGGAGTAGTTAACCTCGGGATCCAAGCAGGGAAATTCATAGGGCCGATAGCCAAGCTATGCGGTGGAAAAGGGGGTGGGCGGCCTAACTTGGCCCAAGCGGGCGGAAGTGAACCTGAGAAGTTGGTGGTTGCACTTGAAAAAGCTCGTGATGAGCTTATGTCACTTGTTTCTGAAAAGGCTGgttga
- the LOC105169835 gene encoding alanine--tRNA ligase, chloroplastic/mitochondrial isoform X2, whose translation MGSFKLPVSLNSRHGGKFVLPFPISRSFSPFITGTRDHRGFIIQTLALVGPRRLSYRGSHAKRSQHFTARASAQPLTEELVEDKNSDLSTSGDSIRRRFLEFYAARGHKVLPSASLVPEDPTVLLTIAGMLQFKPIFLGKVPREVPRAATSQRCIRTNDVENVGRTSRHQTFFEMLGNFSFGDYFKQDAIKWAWELATVEFGLPADRLWISVYDDDDETFSIWHNELGVPAHRIKRLGEEDNFWTSGVTGPCGPCSEIYYDFHPEKGYSDVDLGDDARFIEFYNLVFMQYNRNEDGSLEPLKQKNIDTGLGLERMARILQQVPNNYETDLIFPIIEKASNLAKVSYQLADESTKTNLKIIGDHMRAIVYLISDGVFPSNIGRGYVVRRLIRRAVRTGRLLGIKGDGIGNSEGAFLPILAEDVIKLSTNIDPDVKTRGSRILDELKREELRFVLTLERGEKLLEQMLIDALSNAQENGTVPCLSGKDAFLLYDTYGFPVEITKEVADERGVGIDMDSFDIEMENQRRQSQAAHNTVKLSVENGAELTENIPDTEFLGYSTLSTKAVVEGLLVNGKPVRQVSEGNEVEVLLDRTPFYAESGGQIGDHGFLYVTESGNHKEAVVEVKDVQKSLGNIFVHKGTVKEGVIDVGREVEAAVDANLRQRAKVHHTATHLLQAALKKVIGQETSQAGSLVAFDRLRFDFNFNRSLRENELVEIERLINQWIGDATLLETKVMPLTDAKKAGAIAMFGEKYGEQVRVVEVPGVSMELCGGTHVSNTSEIRGFKIISEQGIASGIRRIEAVAGEAFIEYVITRDNHLKQLCSSLKVNAEDVTTRVNNLLKDLREARSEVSAARAKAAIYKASTIISKAFTVGSSSKIRVVVESMDDIDGDALKSAAEYLVDTLQDPAAVVLGSCPDDKRVCLIAAFTPGVVNLGIQAGKFIGPIAKLCGGKGGGRPNLAQAGGSEPEKLVVALEKARDELMSLVSEKAG comes from the exons ATGGGAAGCTTCAAGCTGCCCGTCTCTCTGAATAGCAGACATGGCGGCAAATTCGTGCTCCCATTTCCCATTTCAAGAAGCTTCTCGCCCTTTATCACTG GTACTAGAGACCATAGAGGCTTTATCATTCAGACTCTAGCTTTAGTGGGTCCTCGTAGGTTGAGCTATAGGGGTTCCCATGCAAAAAGATCTCAACATTTTACTGCAAGAG CTTCAGCACAACCTTTGACTGAGGAGCTTGTTGAAGATAAAAACTCGGATCTTTCCACAAGTGGTGATTCTATCCGCAGaagatttcttgaattttatgcCGCAAGAGGTCACAAAGTTCTTCCAAGTGCTTCTCTTGTCCCAGAGGATCCAACAGTTCTGTTAACTATTGCTGGAATGCTTCAATTCAAGCCTATATTCCTTGGGAAG GTGCCTAGGGAAGTGCCCCGTGCAGCAACTTCTCAGAGATGCATACGCACAAATGATGTGGAGAATGTAGGTCGAACATCCCGGCACCAGACATTCTTTGAGATGCttggaaattttagttttggaGATTACTTCAAACAAGATGCTATAAAATGGGCCTGGGAGCTTGCAACAGTAGA GTTTGGACTACCAGCTGACAGATTATGGATTAGTGTGtatgacgatgatgatgaaacTTTTTCAATATGGCATAATGAG CTAGGTGTTCCTGCACATCGCATAAAGAGACTTGGTGAGGAGGATAACTTTTGGACTAGTGGAGTCACTGGTCCCTGTGGCCCTTGCTCTGagatttattatgatttcCATCCTGAGAAGGGATATTCAGATGTC GATCTTGGAGATGATGCTAGATTTATAGAGTTCTACAACCTCGTTTTTATGCAATACAATAGAAATGAGGATGGATCACTTGAGCCCTTAAAACAGAAGAATATTGATACTGGCCTAGGCTTGGAGCGCATGGCTCGCATTCTTCAACAG GTTCCAAACAATTATGAAACTGACTTGATTTTCCCTATCATAGAGAAGGCCTCAAATTTGGCAAAAGTTTCATATCAACTAGCAGATGAGTCTACAAAAACAAACCTCAAA ATAATTGGAGATCACATGCGTGCAATAGTTTATCTTATATCAGATGGAGTTTTTCCATCAAATATTGGGAGGGGCTATGTGGTTCGACGTCTCATTAGAAGGGCTGTTCGAACTGGCCGGCTACTTGGTATAAAGGGGGATGGCATAGGAAACTCTGAAGGAGCATTTTTACCAATACTCGCAGAAGACGTTATTAAATTAAGCACCAACATAGATCCGGATGTAAAAACAAGAGGCTCCCGTATCCTTGATGAATTAAAAAGGGAGGAACTTCGCTTTGTGTTGACACTTGAGAGAGGAGAAAAGCTTCTGGAGCAAATGTTAATTGATGCATTGTCCAATGCTCAGGAGAATGGAACTGTACCTTGTTTATCTGGCAAGGACGCTTTTCTTCTGTATGATACGTATGGATTTCCCGTAGAGATAACAAAGGAGGTTGCTGATGAACGTGGGGTTGGTATAGACATGGATAGTTTTGATATAGAGATGGAGAACCAAAGACGTCAGTCTCAGGCTGCTCATAATACAGTCAAACTCTCAGTTGAAAATGGAGCTGAGCTAACAGAAAATATTCCAGATACTGAATTTCTTGGTTACAGCACCCTTTCAACTAAAGCAGTGGTTGAGGGTCTCTTAGTAAATGGTAAGCCTGTAAGACAGGTTTCTGAAGGAAATGAAGTTGAAGTGTTACTAGACAGGACGCCATTTTATGCAGAATCAGGGGGTCAAATTGGGGACCATGGCTTTCTATATGTTACTGAGTCTGGAAATCATAAGGAAGCAGTTGTAGAGGTCAAAGATGTCCAAAAATCCCTGGGTAACATTTTTGTTCACAAAGGAACAGTCAAAGAAGGTGTTATAGACGTTGGCAGAGAAGTGGAAGCTGCTGTAGATGCAAACCTGAGGCAACGGGCAAAG GTCCATCATACTGCTACACATCTGCTCCAAGCAGCACTTAAGAAAGTAATAGGCCAGGAAACATCTCAGGCTGGTTCTTTGGTGGCTTTTGATCGCCTCAGGTTtgacttcaattttaatagatCTCTTCGTGAAAATGAGCTTGTGGAAATTGAACGCCTGATTAATCAATGGATTGGAGATGCAACACTCCTTGAGACGAAAGTGATGCCCCTGACTGATGCAAAGAAAGCTGGAGCTATTGCAATGTTTGGTGAAAAATATGGCGAGCAG GTACGTGTTGTGGAGGTTCCCGGTGTATCCATGGAACTCTGTGGTGGTACCCATGTAAGCAATACTTCTGAGATACGTGGCTTCAAAATAATTTCTGAACAAGGAATTGCATCTGGGATAAGACGCATTGAAGCTGTTGCTGGTGAAGCTTTTATCGAGTATGTCATCACCAGAGATAACCACTTGAAGCAGCTGTGCTCCTCTCTCAAG GTGAATGCTGAAGATGTTACAACTAGAGTAAATAATCTTTTGAAAGATCTACGAGAAGCAAGGAGTGAAGTTTCAGCTGCACGTGCGAAAGCAGCAATTTACAAAGCATCAACCATTATCAGCAAGGCATTTACTGTGGGATCTTCGTCAAAGATAAG GGTGGTAGTTGAGAGCATGGATGATATAGATGGCGATGCATTAAAGAGTGCTGCTGAGTATCTAGTAGATACTTTACAGGATCCAGCAGCTGTGGTTTTGGGTTCATGCCCGGATGATAAAAGAGTATGTTTAATTGCTGCATTTACTCCGGGAGTAGTTAACCTCGGGATCCAAGCAGGGAAATTCATAGGGCCGATAGCCAAGCTATGCGGTGGAAAAGGGGGTGGGCGGCCTAACTTGGCCCAAGCGGGCGGAAGTGAACCTGAGAAGTTGGTGGTTGCACTTGAAAAAGCTCGTGATGAGCTTATGTCACTTGTTTCTGAAAAGGCTGgttga